In Drosophila teissieri strain GT53w chromosome 2R, Prin_Dtei_1.1, whole genome shotgun sequence, the following proteins share a genomic window:
- the LOC122614845 gene encoding ATP-citrate synthase isoform X2 has protein sequence MSAKAITEASGKDILNRHLNNHGAGAATCRFATVNSTTDWSKLAVDHPWLLTTPLVCKPDQLIKRRGKLGLIGVKKNFEQVKQWIGERLNKDQKIGNAVGKLRNFIIEPFVPHTDAEEMYVCIYSHRAADTILFYHQGGVDIGDVDAKAVKLDVPVNSSLSLADVKSKLLKEVKDAGTKERIAKFVSALYTTYVDLYFTYLEINPLVVTADNLYILDLAAKLDSTADFICRPKWGEIDYPPPFGRDAYPEEAYIADLDAKSGASLKLTILNRNGRIWTMVAGGGASVIYSDTICDLGGASELANYGEYSGAPSEQQTYEYAKTILNLMTSSPKHPDGKVLITGGGIANFTNVAATFQGIITALREFQPKLVEHNVSIFVRRAGPNYQEGLRKMRDFGSTLGIPLHVFGPETHMTAICGMALGKRPIPQTASVEFSTANFLLPGGQQAQADLKAASDASEALGSGSADEGDSAGISGAQRNGSSLNRKFFSNTTKAIVWGMQQRAVQSMLDFDFICRRDEPSVVAMVYPFTGDHKQKYYWGHKEILIPVYKKMSDAIHKHKEVDVMVNFASMRSAYESTLEVLEFPQIRTVAIIAEGIPENMTRKLIIEADKKGVAIIGPATVGGVKPGCFKIGNTGGMLDNILHSKLYRPGSVAYVSRSGGMSNELNNIISKATDGVIEGIAIGGDRYPGSTFMDHILRYQADPETKLIVLLGEVGGTEEYDVCAALKDGRITKPLVAWCIGTCASMFTSEVQFGHAGSCANSDRETATAKNKGLRDAGAYVPDSFDTLGELIHHVYGELVKTGRVVPKEEVPPPTVPMDYSWARELGLIRKPASFMTSICDERGQELIYAGMPISEVLSKDVGIGGVISLLWFQRCLPSYVCKFFEMCLMVTADHGPAVSGAHNTIVCARAGKDLVSSVVSGLLTIGDRFGGALDGSARQFSEAYDTNLHPMEFVNKMRKEGKLILGIGHRVKSINNPDVRVKIIKEFVLENFPACPLLKYALEVEKITTNKKPNLILNVDGVIATAFVDMLRNSGSFTSEEAQEYINVGAINSLFVLGRSIGFIGHYMDQKRLKQGLYRHPWDDISYVIPEQYN, from the exons ATGTCGGCGAAAGCAATCACCGAGGCCTCCGGCAAGGACATCCTGAACCGCCATCTCAACAACCATGGCGCCGGCGCGGCCACCTGCCGTTTTGCGACAGTAAACTCCACGACAGATTGGTCCAAGCTCGCCGTTGACCATCCCTGGCTGCTTACCACG CCGCTGGTGTGCAAGCCCGATCAACTTATCAAGCGCCGTGGAAAGCTGGGACTAATTGGCGTCAAGAAGAACTTTGAGCAGGTGAAGCAGTGGATTGGCGAGCGTCTCAACAAGGACCAGAAGATCGGAAATGCCGTGGGAAAGCTCAGGAACTTTATCATCGAGCCTTTTGTGCCCCATACGGAT GCTGAGGAGATGTACGTGTGCATCTACTCGCACCGCGCCGCAGACACCATTCTGTTCTACCACCAGGGTGGTGTTGATATTGGCGATGTGGATGCTAAGGCCGTGAAGTTGGACGTGCCTGTGAATTCCTCTCTGTCGCTAGCCGACGTGAAGAGCAAGCTGTTGAAGGAGGTCAAGGACGCTGGCACCAAGGAGCGCATTGCCAAGTTTGTCAGCGCATTGTACACAACCTATGTAGACCTGTATTTCACATATCTGGAGATAAACCCTCTGGTGGTAACAGCCGACAATTTGTACATCTTGGATTTGGCGGCTAAGTTGGATTCGACAGCTGATTTTATCTGCCGTCCCAAATGGGGCGAGATTGACTATCCTCCTCCGTTTGGTCGAGATGCCTATCCCGAGGAGGCCTACATCGCCGACCTGGACGCCAAGAGCGGAGCTTCGCTGAAGCTGACGATCCTTAATCGTAACGGTCGCATCTGGACGATGGTGGCGGGCGGTGGCGCCAGTGTTATTTACTCGGACACCATCTGTGACTTGGGTGGAGCGTCCGAACTGGCCAATTATGGCGAATACAGTGGAGCTCCATCCGAGCAGCAGACGTACGAGTACGCAAAGACGATTCTCAATCTGATGACCTCCTCTCCAAAGCATCCCGATGGCAAGGTGCTGATTACTGGAGGAGGCATTGCGAACTTTACCAATGTAGCAGCGACCTTCCAAG GCATCATCACCGCCCTGCGCGAGTTCCAGCCGAAGCTAGTCGAACACAATGTATCGATCTTTGTGCGACGCGCTGGACCCAACTATCAGGAAGGTCTCCGCAAGATGCGCGACTTTGGCAGCACCCTAGGCATCCCACTGCACGTTTTCGGACCCGAGACCCACATGACCGCTATTTGCGGTATGGCTCTGGGCAAGCGACCTATTCCCCAAACGGCAAGCGTTGAGTTCTCGACGGCCAACTTCCTGCTGCCCGGTGGACAGCAGGCCCAGGCAGATCTCAAGGCGGCCAGCGATGCCTCTGAGGCTTTGGGCTCCGGTTCCG CAGATGAGGGCGACAGCGCGGGCATCTCCGGTGCTCAGCGCAACGGATCGAGTCTGAACCGAAAGTTCTTCTCCAACACCACCAAGGCGATTGTGTGGGGCATGCAGCAGCGGGCGGTGCAGTCGATGCTCGACTTTGACTTTATCTGCAG ACGCGATGAGCCTTCTGTGGTGGCAATGGTGTATCCCTTCACCGGCGATCACAAGCAGAAGTACTACTGGGGTCACAAGGAAATTCTTATTCCCGTCTACAAGAAAATGTCTGACGCCATTCATAAGCACAAGGAGGTCGACGTTATGGTCAACTTTGCTTCCATGCGCAGTGCGTACGAGTCTACGCTAGAGGTGCTCGAATTCCCCCAGATCCGGACTGTGGCTATCATCGCTGAAGGCATTCCGGAGAACATGACTCGAAAGCTCATTATTGAGGCGGATAAGAAGGGTGTGGCAATCATTGGACCCGCAACTGTGGGAGGCGTTAAGCCCGGTTGCTTTAAGATTGGCAACACCGGCGGTATGCTGGACAAcattctgcactcgaaactctACCGTCCAGGCAGTGTTGCTTATGTTTCGCGCTCCGGTGGAATGTCCAACGAGCTGAACAATATCATCTCAAAGGCCACCGACGGCGTGATCGAGGGCATTGCCATTGGAGGTGATCGGTACCCAGGATCGACCTTCATGGATCACATTCTGCGTTATCAAGCCGATCCGGAGACCAAGCTGATCGTCCTTCTTGGAGAGGTTGGTGGAACCGAGGAGTACGACGTGTGTGCCGCTCTGAAGGACGGACGCATTACCAAGCCTCTGGTGGCCTGGTGCATTGGTACCTGCGCCAGCATGTTTACTTCGGAAGTCCAGTTTGGCCATGCCGGTTCCTGCGCGAACTCTGACCGCGAGACGGCTACAGCGAAGAACAAGGGCCTGCGAGATGCCGGCGCCTACGTTCCAGATTCGTTCGACACGCTGGGTGAACTCATCCACCACGTATACGGCGAGCTGGTAAAGACCGGTCGTGTAGTGCCGAAGGAGGAGGTGCCACCACCAACTGTGCCCATGGATTACTCGTGGGCCCGCGAGCTGGGTCTTATTCGCAAGCCCGCTTCATTCATGACGTCGATCTGCGACGAGCGTGGCCAGGAGCTGATCTACGCAGGAATGCCGATCAGCGAGGTCCTTAGCAAGGACGTCGGCATTGGCGGTGTCATCTCACTGCTATGGTTCCAGCGCTGCCTGCCTTCCTACGTGTGCAAGTTCTTCGAGATGTGCCTGATGGTCACTGCGGATCACGGTCCCGCAGTTTCTGGAGCACACAACACTATTGTGTGCGCCCGTGCTGGCAAGGACCTGGTGTCCTCAGTTGTCAGCGGTCTCCTGACCATC GGCGATCGATTCGGAGGAGCACTGGACGGATCCGCTCGTCAGTTCTCTGAGGCATACGACACCAACCTGCACCCAATGGAGTTCGTAAACAAGATGCGCAAAGAGGGAAAGCTTATCCTGGGTATTGGCCATCGTGTAAAGTCCATTAATAACCCCGATGTGCGCGTGAAGATCATTAAGGAGTTCGTGCTGGAGAACTTCCCTGCGTGTCCACTTCTCAAGTACGCCTTGGAGGTGGAGAAGATTACCACCAACAAGAAACCGAATCTTATCCTCAATGTGGACGGTGTGATAGCCACCGCATTCGTGGACATGCTGCGTAACAGCGGCTCATTTACCAG TGAGGAAGCACAGGAGTACATTAATGTGGGCGCCATCAACTCGTTGTTCGTTCTGGGTCGCAGCATAGGATTTATTGGCCACTACATGGATCAGAAACGTCTCAAACAGGGCCTGTACCGCCATCCGTGGGACGACATCTCGTACGTCATTCCCGAGCAGTACAACTAA
- the LOC122614845 gene encoding ATP-citrate synthase isoform X1: protein MSAKAITEASGKDILNRHLNNHGAGAATCRFATVNSTTDWSKLAVDHPWLLTTPLVCKPDQLIKRRGKLGLIGVKKNFEQVKQWIGERLNKDQKIGNAVGKLRNFIIEPFVPHTDAEEMYVCIYSHRAADTILFYHQGGVDIGDVDAKAVKLDVPVNSSLSLADVKSKLLKEVKDAGTKERIAKFVSALYTTYVDLYFTYLEINPLVVTADNLYILDLAAKLDSTADFICRPKWGEIDYPPPFGRDAYPEEAYIADLDAKSGASLKLTILNRNGRIWTMVAGGGASVIYSDTICDLGGASELANYGEYSGAPSEQQTYEYAKTILNLMTSSPKHPDGKVLITGGGIANFTNVAATFQGIITALREFQPKLVEHNVSIFVRRAGPNYQEGLRKMRDFGSTLGIPLHVFGPETHMTAICGMALGKRPIPQTASVEFSTANFLLPGGQQAQADLKAASDASEALGSGSALSPTAAKPIKLPPISADEGDSAGISGAQRNGSSLNRKFFSNTTKAIVWGMQQRAVQSMLDFDFICRRDEPSVVAMVYPFTGDHKQKYYWGHKEILIPVYKKMSDAIHKHKEVDVMVNFASMRSAYESTLEVLEFPQIRTVAIIAEGIPENMTRKLIIEADKKGVAIIGPATVGGVKPGCFKIGNTGGMLDNILHSKLYRPGSVAYVSRSGGMSNELNNIISKATDGVIEGIAIGGDRYPGSTFMDHILRYQADPETKLIVLLGEVGGTEEYDVCAALKDGRITKPLVAWCIGTCASMFTSEVQFGHAGSCANSDRETATAKNKGLRDAGAYVPDSFDTLGELIHHVYGELVKTGRVVPKEEVPPPTVPMDYSWARELGLIRKPASFMTSICDERGQELIYAGMPISEVLSKDVGIGGVISLLWFQRCLPSYVCKFFEMCLMVTADHGPAVSGAHNTIVCARAGKDLVSSVVSGLLTIGDRFGGALDGSARQFSEAYDTNLHPMEFVNKMRKEGKLILGIGHRVKSINNPDVRVKIIKEFVLENFPACPLLKYALEVEKITTNKKPNLILNVDGVIATAFVDMLRNSGSFTSEEAQEYINVGAINSLFVLGRSIGFIGHYMDQKRLKQGLYRHPWDDISYVIPEQYN from the exons ATGTCGGCGAAAGCAATCACCGAGGCCTCCGGCAAGGACATCCTGAACCGCCATCTCAACAACCATGGCGCCGGCGCGGCCACCTGCCGTTTTGCGACAGTAAACTCCACGACAGATTGGTCCAAGCTCGCCGTTGACCATCCCTGGCTGCTTACCACG CCGCTGGTGTGCAAGCCCGATCAACTTATCAAGCGCCGTGGAAAGCTGGGACTAATTGGCGTCAAGAAGAACTTTGAGCAGGTGAAGCAGTGGATTGGCGAGCGTCTCAACAAGGACCAGAAGATCGGAAATGCCGTGGGAAAGCTCAGGAACTTTATCATCGAGCCTTTTGTGCCCCATACGGAT GCTGAGGAGATGTACGTGTGCATCTACTCGCACCGCGCCGCAGACACCATTCTGTTCTACCACCAGGGTGGTGTTGATATTGGCGATGTGGATGCTAAGGCCGTGAAGTTGGACGTGCCTGTGAATTCCTCTCTGTCGCTAGCCGACGTGAAGAGCAAGCTGTTGAAGGAGGTCAAGGACGCTGGCACCAAGGAGCGCATTGCCAAGTTTGTCAGCGCATTGTACACAACCTATGTAGACCTGTATTTCACATATCTGGAGATAAACCCTCTGGTGGTAACAGCCGACAATTTGTACATCTTGGATTTGGCGGCTAAGTTGGATTCGACAGCTGATTTTATCTGCCGTCCCAAATGGGGCGAGATTGACTATCCTCCTCCGTTTGGTCGAGATGCCTATCCCGAGGAGGCCTACATCGCCGACCTGGACGCCAAGAGCGGAGCTTCGCTGAAGCTGACGATCCTTAATCGTAACGGTCGCATCTGGACGATGGTGGCGGGCGGTGGCGCCAGTGTTATTTACTCGGACACCATCTGTGACTTGGGTGGAGCGTCCGAACTGGCCAATTATGGCGAATACAGTGGAGCTCCATCCGAGCAGCAGACGTACGAGTACGCAAAGACGATTCTCAATCTGATGACCTCCTCTCCAAAGCATCCCGATGGCAAGGTGCTGATTACTGGAGGAGGCATTGCGAACTTTACCAATGTAGCAGCGACCTTCCAAG GCATCATCACCGCCCTGCGCGAGTTCCAGCCGAAGCTAGTCGAACACAATGTATCGATCTTTGTGCGACGCGCTGGACCCAACTATCAGGAAGGTCTCCGCAAGATGCGCGACTTTGGCAGCACCCTAGGCATCCCACTGCACGTTTTCGGACCCGAGACCCACATGACCGCTATTTGCGGTATGGCTCTGGGCAAGCGACCTATTCCCCAAACGGCAAGCGTTGAGTTCTCGACGGCCAACTTCCTGCTGCCCGGTGGACAGCAGGCCCAGGCAGATCTCAAGGCGGCCAGCGATGCCTCTGAGGCTTTGGGCTCCGGTTCCG CTCTGAGCCCGACCGCAGCTAAACCGATTAAACTACCACCTATCTCAGCAGATGAGGGCGACAGCGCGGGCATCTCCGGTGCTCAGCGCAACGGATCGAGTCTGAACCGAAAGTTCTTCTCCAACACCACCAAGGCGATTGTGTGGGGCATGCAGCAGCGGGCGGTGCAGTCGATGCTCGACTTTGACTTTATCTGCAG ACGCGATGAGCCTTCTGTGGTGGCAATGGTGTATCCCTTCACCGGCGATCACAAGCAGAAGTACTACTGGGGTCACAAGGAAATTCTTATTCCCGTCTACAAGAAAATGTCTGACGCCATTCATAAGCACAAGGAGGTCGACGTTATGGTCAACTTTGCTTCCATGCGCAGTGCGTACGAGTCTACGCTAGAGGTGCTCGAATTCCCCCAGATCCGGACTGTGGCTATCATCGCTGAAGGCATTCCGGAGAACATGACTCGAAAGCTCATTATTGAGGCGGATAAGAAGGGTGTGGCAATCATTGGACCCGCAACTGTGGGAGGCGTTAAGCCCGGTTGCTTTAAGATTGGCAACACCGGCGGTATGCTGGACAAcattctgcactcgaaactctACCGTCCAGGCAGTGTTGCTTATGTTTCGCGCTCCGGTGGAATGTCCAACGAGCTGAACAATATCATCTCAAAGGCCACCGACGGCGTGATCGAGGGCATTGCCATTGGAGGTGATCGGTACCCAGGATCGACCTTCATGGATCACATTCTGCGTTATCAAGCCGATCCGGAGACCAAGCTGATCGTCCTTCTTGGAGAGGTTGGTGGAACCGAGGAGTACGACGTGTGTGCCGCTCTGAAGGACGGACGCATTACCAAGCCTCTGGTGGCCTGGTGCATTGGTACCTGCGCCAGCATGTTTACTTCGGAAGTCCAGTTTGGCCATGCCGGTTCCTGCGCGAACTCTGACCGCGAGACGGCTACAGCGAAGAACAAGGGCCTGCGAGATGCCGGCGCCTACGTTCCAGATTCGTTCGACACGCTGGGTGAACTCATCCACCACGTATACGGCGAGCTGGTAAAGACCGGTCGTGTAGTGCCGAAGGAGGAGGTGCCACCACCAACTGTGCCCATGGATTACTCGTGGGCCCGCGAGCTGGGTCTTATTCGCAAGCCCGCTTCATTCATGACGTCGATCTGCGACGAGCGTGGCCAGGAGCTGATCTACGCAGGAATGCCGATCAGCGAGGTCCTTAGCAAGGACGTCGGCATTGGCGGTGTCATCTCACTGCTATGGTTCCAGCGCTGCCTGCCTTCCTACGTGTGCAAGTTCTTCGAGATGTGCCTGATGGTCACTGCGGATCACGGTCCCGCAGTTTCTGGAGCACACAACACTATTGTGTGCGCCCGTGCTGGCAAGGACCTGGTGTCCTCAGTTGTCAGCGGTCTCCTGACCATC GGCGATCGATTCGGAGGAGCACTGGACGGATCCGCTCGTCAGTTCTCTGAGGCATACGACACCAACCTGCACCCAATGGAGTTCGTAAACAAGATGCGCAAAGAGGGAAAGCTTATCCTGGGTATTGGCCATCGTGTAAAGTCCATTAATAACCCCGATGTGCGCGTGAAGATCATTAAGGAGTTCGTGCTGGAGAACTTCCCTGCGTGTCCACTTCTCAAGTACGCCTTGGAGGTGGAGAAGATTACCACCAACAAGAAACCGAATCTTATCCTCAATGTGGACGGTGTGATAGCCACCGCATTCGTGGACATGCTGCGTAACAGCGGCTCATTTACCAG TGAGGAAGCACAGGAGTACATTAATGTGGGCGCCATCAACTCGTTGTTCGTTCTGGGTCGCAGCATAGGATTTATTGGCCACTACATGGATCAGAAACGTCTCAAACAGGGCCTGTACCGCCATCCGTGGGACGACATCTCGTACGTCATTCCCGAGCAGTACAACTAA
- the LOC122614845 gene encoding ATP-citrate synthase isoform X3 — MSAKAITEASGKDILNRHLNNHGAGAATCRFATVNSTTDWSKLAVDHPWLLTTPLVCKPDQLIKRRGKLGLIGVKKNFEQVKQWIGERLNKDQKIGNAVGKLRNFIIEPFVPHTDAEEMYVCIYSHRAADTILFYHQGGVDIGDVDAKAVKLDVPVNSSLSLADVKSKLLKEVKDAGTKERIAKFVSALYTTYVDLYFTYLEINPLVVTADNLYILDLAAKLDSTADFICRPKWGEIDYPPPFGRDAYPEEAYIADLDAKSGASLKLTILNRNGRIWTMVAGGGASVIYSDTICDLGGASELANYGEYSGAPSEQQTYEYAKTILNLMTSSPKHPDGKVLITGGGIANFTNVAATFQGIITALREFQPKLVEHNVSIFVRRAGPNYQEGLRKMRDFGSTLGIPLHVFGPETHMTAICGMALGKRPIPQTASVEFSTANFLLPGGQQAQADLKAASDASEALGSGSDEGDSAGISGAQRNGSSLNRKFFSNTTKAIVWGMQQRAVQSMLDFDFICRRDEPSVVAMVYPFTGDHKQKYYWGHKEILIPVYKKMSDAIHKHKEVDVMVNFASMRSAYESTLEVLEFPQIRTVAIIAEGIPENMTRKLIIEADKKGVAIIGPATVGGVKPGCFKIGNTGGMLDNILHSKLYRPGSVAYVSRSGGMSNELNNIISKATDGVIEGIAIGGDRYPGSTFMDHILRYQADPETKLIVLLGEVGGTEEYDVCAALKDGRITKPLVAWCIGTCASMFTSEVQFGHAGSCANSDRETATAKNKGLRDAGAYVPDSFDTLGELIHHVYGELVKTGRVVPKEEVPPPTVPMDYSWARELGLIRKPASFMTSICDERGQELIYAGMPISEVLSKDVGIGGVISLLWFQRCLPSYVCKFFEMCLMVTADHGPAVSGAHNTIVCARAGKDLVSSVVSGLLTIGDRFGGALDGSARQFSEAYDTNLHPMEFVNKMRKEGKLILGIGHRVKSINNPDVRVKIIKEFVLENFPACPLLKYALEVEKITTNKKPNLILNVDGVIATAFVDMLRNSGSFTSEEAQEYINVGAINSLFVLGRSIGFIGHYMDQKRLKQGLYRHPWDDISYVIPEQYN, encoded by the exons ATGTCGGCGAAAGCAATCACCGAGGCCTCCGGCAAGGACATCCTGAACCGCCATCTCAACAACCATGGCGCCGGCGCGGCCACCTGCCGTTTTGCGACAGTAAACTCCACGACAGATTGGTCCAAGCTCGCCGTTGACCATCCCTGGCTGCTTACCACG CCGCTGGTGTGCAAGCCCGATCAACTTATCAAGCGCCGTGGAAAGCTGGGACTAATTGGCGTCAAGAAGAACTTTGAGCAGGTGAAGCAGTGGATTGGCGAGCGTCTCAACAAGGACCAGAAGATCGGAAATGCCGTGGGAAAGCTCAGGAACTTTATCATCGAGCCTTTTGTGCCCCATACGGAT GCTGAGGAGATGTACGTGTGCATCTACTCGCACCGCGCCGCAGACACCATTCTGTTCTACCACCAGGGTGGTGTTGATATTGGCGATGTGGATGCTAAGGCCGTGAAGTTGGACGTGCCTGTGAATTCCTCTCTGTCGCTAGCCGACGTGAAGAGCAAGCTGTTGAAGGAGGTCAAGGACGCTGGCACCAAGGAGCGCATTGCCAAGTTTGTCAGCGCATTGTACACAACCTATGTAGACCTGTATTTCACATATCTGGAGATAAACCCTCTGGTGGTAACAGCCGACAATTTGTACATCTTGGATTTGGCGGCTAAGTTGGATTCGACAGCTGATTTTATCTGCCGTCCCAAATGGGGCGAGATTGACTATCCTCCTCCGTTTGGTCGAGATGCCTATCCCGAGGAGGCCTACATCGCCGACCTGGACGCCAAGAGCGGAGCTTCGCTGAAGCTGACGATCCTTAATCGTAACGGTCGCATCTGGACGATGGTGGCGGGCGGTGGCGCCAGTGTTATTTACTCGGACACCATCTGTGACTTGGGTGGAGCGTCCGAACTGGCCAATTATGGCGAATACAGTGGAGCTCCATCCGAGCAGCAGACGTACGAGTACGCAAAGACGATTCTCAATCTGATGACCTCCTCTCCAAAGCATCCCGATGGCAAGGTGCTGATTACTGGAGGAGGCATTGCGAACTTTACCAATGTAGCAGCGACCTTCCAAG GCATCATCACCGCCCTGCGCGAGTTCCAGCCGAAGCTAGTCGAACACAATGTATCGATCTTTGTGCGACGCGCTGGACCCAACTATCAGGAAGGTCTCCGCAAGATGCGCGACTTTGGCAGCACCCTAGGCATCCCACTGCACGTTTTCGGACCCGAGACCCACATGACCGCTATTTGCGGTATGGCTCTGGGCAAGCGACCTATTCCCCAAACGGCAAGCGTTGAGTTCTCGACGGCCAACTTCCTGCTGCCCGGTGGACAGCAGGCCCAGGCAGATCTCAAGGCGGCCAGCGATGCCTCTGAGGCTTTGGGCTCCGGTTCCG ATGAGGGCGACAGCGCGGGCATCTCCGGTGCTCAGCGCAACGGATCGAGTCTGAACCGAAAGTTCTTCTCCAACACCACCAAGGCGATTGTGTGGGGCATGCAGCAGCGGGCGGTGCAGTCGATGCTCGACTTTGACTTTATCTGCAG ACGCGATGAGCCTTCTGTGGTGGCAATGGTGTATCCCTTCACCGGCGATCACAAGCAGAAGTACTACTGGGGTCACAAGGAAATTCTTATTCCCGTCTACAAGAAAATGTCTGACGCCATTCATAAGCACAAGGAGGTCGACGTTATGGTCAACTTTGCTTCCATGCGCAGTGCGTACGAGTCTACGCTAGAGGTGCTCGAATTCCCCCAGATCCGGACTGTGGCTATCATCGCTGAAGGCATTCCGGAGAACATGACTCGAAAGCTCATTATTGAGGCGGATAAGAAGGGTGTGGCAATCATTGGACCCGCAACTGTGGGAGGCGTTAAGCCCGGTTGCTTTAAGATTGGCAACACCGGCGGTATGCTGGACAAcattctgcactcgaaactctACCGTCCAGGCAGTGTTGCTTATGTTTCGCGCTCCGGTGGAATGTCCAACGAGCTGAACAATATCATCTCAAAGGCCACCGACGGCGTGATCGAGGGCATTGCCATTGGAGGTGATCGGTACCCAGGATCGACCTTCATGGATCACATTCTGCGTTATCAAGCCGATCCGGAGACCAAGCTGATCGTCCTTCTTGGAGAGGTTGGTGGAACCGAGGAGTACGACGTGTGTGCCGCTCTGAAGGACGGACGCATTACCAAGCCTCTGGTGGCCTGGTGCATTGGTACCTGCGCCAGCATGTTTACTTCGGAAGTCCAGTTTGGCCATGCCGGTTCCTGCGCGAACTCTGACCGCGAGACGGCTACAGCGAAGAACAAGGGCCTGCGAGATGCCGGCGCCTACGTTCCAGATTCGTTCGACACGCTGGGTGAACTCATCCACCACGTATACGGCGAGCTGGTAAAGACCGGTCGTGTAGTGCCGAAGGAGGAGGTGCCACCACCAACTGTGCCCATGGATTACTCGTGGGCCCGCGAGCTGGGTCTTATTCGCAAGCCCGCTTCATTCATGACGTCGATCTGCGACGAGCGTGGCCAGGAGCTGATCTACGCAGGAATGCCGATCAGCGAGGTCCTTAGCAAGGACGTCGGCATTGGCGGTGTCATCTCACTGCTATGGTTCCAGCGCTGCCTGCCTTCCTACGTGTGCAAGTTCTTCGAGATGTGCCTGATGGTCACTGCGGATCACGGTCCCGCAGTTTCTGGAGCACACAACACTATTGTGTGCGCCCGTGCTGGCAAGGACCTGGTGTCCTCAGTTGTCAGCGGTCTCCTGACCATC GGCGATCGATTCGGAGGAGCACTGGACGGATCCGCTCGTCAGTTCTCTGAGGCATACGACACCAACCTGCACCCAATGGAGTTCGTAAACAAGATGCGCAAAGAGGGAAAGCTTATCCTGGGTATTGGCCATCGTGTAAAGTCCATTAATAACCCCGATGTGCGCGTGAAGATCATTAAGGAGTTCGTGCTGGAGAACTTCCCTGCGTGTCCACTTCTCAAGTACGCCTTGGAGGTGGAGAAGATTACCACCAACAAGAAACCGAATCTTATCCTCAATGTGGACGGTGTGATAGCCACCGCATTCGTGGACATGCTGCGTAACAGCGGCTCATTTACCAG TGAGGAAGCACAGGAGTACATTAATGTGGGCGCCATCAACTCGTTGTTCGTTCTGGGTCGCAGCATAGGATTTATTGGCCACTACATGGATCAGAAACGTCTCAAACAGGGCCTGTACCGCCATCCGTGGGACGACATCTCGTACGTCATTCCCGAGCAGTACAACTAA